One window of the Streptomyces asoensis genome contains the following:
- a CDS encoding CBS domain-containing protein, with product MTTAGDIMHRGAQWIPAHETLDRAAQLMRELNVGALPISDENERLCGILTDRDIVVGCVAMGHDPAKVTAGEMAQGTPRWIDAGADVGEVLHEMQEHRIRRLPVIENKRLVGMISEADLARHLPEEQIATWAETVYARS from the coding sequence ATGACCACCGCCGGAGACATCATGCACCGGGGCGCCCAGTGGATCCCCGCCCACGAGACCCTCGACCGCGCCGCCCAGCTGATGCGCGAACTGAACGTCGGCGCGCTGCCCATCAGCGACGAGAACGAGCGGCTCTGCGGGATCCTCACCGACCGGGACATCGTCGTCGGCTGCGTGGCCATGGGGCACGACCCCGCCAAGGTCACCGCCGGCGAGATGGCCCAGGGCACACCGCGCTGGATCGACGCGGGCGCCGACGTCGGCGAGGTGCTCCACGAGATGCAGGAACACCGGATCCGCCGGTTGCCCGTCATCGAGAACAAGCGCCTGGTGGGCATGATCAGTGAGGCCGACCTCGCCCGGCACCTGCCCGAGGAGCAGATCGCCACCTGGGCCGAGACCGTCTACGCGAGGTCCTGA
- a CDS encoding uridine kinase, with the protein MRLEAITWERLGDLLAERLLDLKPADGIRWPRIAFDGAPAARPGDLAERVAEALRTRGHPSRVVDTHGFLRPASLRLEYGHHDVDAYYDGWFDTGALWREVFDPLEPGGDGRILPDLRDPVTDRATRSPYVPLAPGGFLLLHGPFLLRHWFPFDLTVHVLLSPPALRRRTPEADHWTLPAFERYVQETDPADAADVLVRADDPRHPAWGG; encoded by the coding sequence GTGCGACTCGAAGCGATCACCTGGGAACGGCTCGGCGACCTCCTCGCCGAGCGGCTGCTCGACCTGAAGCCCGCCGACGGCATCCGTTGGCCACGCATCGCCTTCGACGGCGCCCCGGCAGCCCGTCCCGGAGACCTCGCCGAGCGGGTCGCCGAGGCCCTGCGCACCCGCGGCCACCCCTCCCGGGTCGTGGACACGCACGGCTTCCTGCGCCCCGCCTCCCTCCGCCTGGAGTACGGCCATCACGATGTGGACGCCTACTACGACGGCTGGTTCGACACCGGCGCCCTGTGGCGCGAGGTGTTCGATCCCCTCGAACCCGGCGGCGACGGACGGATCCTGCCCGATCTCCGGGACCCTGTCACCGACCGCGCCACCCGTAGCCCCTATGTCCCGCTCGCTCCCGGCGGCTTCCTGCTGCTGCACGGCCCCTTTCTGCTGCGGCACTGGTTCCCCTTCGACCTGACCGTCCACGTCCTCCTCTCCCCGCCGGCCCTGCGCCGGCGCACCCCCGAAGCCGACCACTGGACGCTGCCCGCCTTCGAGCGATACGTCCAGGAGACCGATCCGGCCGACGCGGCCGACGTCCTCGTCCGCGCGGACGACCCCCGCCATCCGGCCTGGGGCGGCTGA
- a CDS encoding DUF2293 domain-containing protein, with protein MAAVSLTVPAPRTGFLVVQPLRRKYCAGCRRGPLPMLVLEDAAPRCLDCADLGHLVFLPRGDTALTRRSREESGLSAVVVRFNRRKGRYERQGVLVEEAALTRAEERCLADAEARRRRRTRDARHRAAQDERFAETFAAEILRLLPGCPAGRARGIAAHASLRGSGRVGRSAAGRALSEGAVVSAVVASVRHLDTPYDRLLMSGVPRHEARRRIAADMEARIRTWREGGDGTDETVP; from the coding sequence ATGGCAGCCGTATCCCTCACCGTTCCCGCGCCCCGCACCGGGTTTCTCGTCGTCCAGCCGCTCCGGCGGAAGTACTGCGCCGGGTGCCGTCGTGGGCCGCTGCCGATGCTGGTCCTGGAGGACGCCGCGCCGCGCTGCCTCGACTGCGCCGATCTCGGGCACCTGGTGTTCCTGCCGCGCGGTGACACGGCACTGACCCGCAGGTCGCGGGAGGAGAGCGGGCTGTCGGCGGTGGTGGTCCGGTTCAACCGGCGCAAGGGGCGTTACGAGCGCCAGGGCGTCCTGGTCGAGGAGGCGGCGCTCACCCGGGCCGAGGAGCGGTGCCTGGCGGACGCCGAGGCACGGCGGCGGCGCCGGACCCGGGACGCGCGGCACCGGGCGGCACAGGACGAGCGCTTCGCGGAGACGTTCGCGGCGGAGATCCTGCGGCTGCTCCCCGGCTGCCCGGCAGGCCGGGCGCGCGGGATCGCCGCGCACGCCTCCCTGCGGGGCAGTGGCCGGGTGGGACGCAGCGCCGCCGGGCGGGCGCTGTCCGAGGGGGCCGTCGTCTCCGCCGTCGTGGCGTCCGTACGGCATCTGGACACGCCGTACGACCGGCTGCTGATGAGCGGCGTGCCCCGGCACGAGGCACGTCGGCGGATCGCGGCGGACATGGAGGCCCGGATACGGACGTGGCGGGAGGGAGGCGACGGGACGGACGAGACGGTTCCGTAG
- a CDS encoding anthrone oxygenase family protein produces MIDGPYEVLAVVGTLTTGLMAGVFCAFSVLVMRGLAALPPAQGVAAMNAINSSALTPAFMVLFLGAAAVCAVIAVVTFVLWPDDGTVHLLLGSALYLCGAFGVTVTGNVPRNEVLAKLEPGSPEAVTYWPTYLREWTRWNHLRAVASAASAVVYVLALV; encoded by the coding sequence ATGATCGATGGACCCTATGAGGTGCTCGCGGTGGTGGGCACGCTGACCACGGGGCTGATGGCCGGGGTCTTCTGCGCCTTCTCGGTCCTGGTGATGCGGGGACTCGCCGCGCTGCCGCCCGCCCAGGGCGTCGCGGCGATGAACGCGATCAACTCCTCCGCGCTGACACCGGCGTTCATGGTCCTGTTCCTCGGTGCGGCGGCGGTGTGCGCGGTGATCGCCGTGGTGACCTTCGTGCTGTGGCCGGACGACGGGACGGTCCACCTGCTGCTGGGCAGCGCGCTGTACCTGTGCGGCGCGTTCGGGGTGACCGTGACGGGCAACGTGCCGCGCAACGAGGTACTGGCGAAGCTGGAACCGGGCTCGCCGGAGGCCGTCACGTACTGGCCGACCTACCTGCGTGAGTGGACGCGGTGGAACCACCTGCGCGCGGTCGCGTCCGCGGCCTCGGCGGTCGTGTACGTCCTGGCCCTGGTCTGA
- a CDS encoding glutamate synthase subunit beta: MADPKGFMTTPREDWPRRPVEERVRDWDEVYVPGALLPIVSKQADRCMDCGVPFCHEACPLGNLIPEWNDLVSREDWRAASDRLHATNNFPEFTGRLCPAPCEAGCVLAINQPAVTIKNVEAAIADRAWADGLTPPRPPDRLSGKTVAVIGSGPTGLAAAQQLTRAGHTVAVYEKDDRIGGLMRYGIPSFKMEKHHLERRIEQMRAEGTKFRTSTTIGRDVMAADLRVRYDAVVIATGATEWRELHVPGRELTGIQQAMEYLPLANRVGEGDLESSPMSAAGKHVVIVGGGDTGADCLGTAVREGAASVTQLDIYAQPGPERDEDTDPWPTYPKIYRLSAAHEEARDLESAPAADADARLFAASTLRFTGDETGHVRSLHLVEVDARRRPVEGTARALPADLVLLALGFSGPDREDGLVEQLGLTLEPRGTIARDADFATNVPGVFAAGDAARGQSLIVWAIAEGRAVASAVDRHLTGSSRLPSPIGPYDRPMSS, from the coding sequence ATGGCCGATCCCAAGGGATTCATGACCACACCCCGCGAGGACTGGCCCCGGCGGCCGGTCGAGGAGCGGGTGCGGGACTGGGACGAGGTGTACGTCCCCGGGGCGCTGCTGCCCATCGTCAGCAAGCAGGCGGACCGCTGCATGGACTGCGGCGTCCCGTTCTGTCACGAGGCCTGTCCGCTCGGCAACCTGATCCCCGAGTGGAACGACCTGGTGTCCCGGGAGGACTGGCGGGCGGCGAGCGACCGGCTGCACGCGACGAACAACTTCCCCGAGTTCACCGGCCGGTTGTGCCCTGCTCCGTGCGAGGCCGGGTGCGTCCTCGCCATCAACCAGCCGGCCGTCACCATCAAGAACGTCGAGGCCGCCATCGCCGACCGGGCCTGGGCGGACGGTCTCACGCCGCCGCGACCGCCGGACCGGCTGTCCGGCAAGACGGTCGCGGTGATCGGTTCCGGGCCCACCGGGCTGGCCGCGGCACAGCAGTTGACCCGGGCCGGGCACACCGTCGCCGTCTACGAGAAGGACGACCGGATCGGCGGACTGATGCGGTACGGGATCCCCTCCTTCAAGATGGAGAAGCACCACCTGGAGCGGCGGATCGAGCAGATGCGGGCCGAGGGCACGAAGTTCCGCACCTCGACCACCATCGGGCGGGACGTCATGGCCGCGGATCTGCGGGTCCGCTACGACGCCGTGGTGATCGCCACCGGGGCGACCGAATGGCGGGAACTGCACGTTCCGGGGCGGGAGTTGACCGGCATACAGCAGGCGATGGAGTATCTGCCGCTGGCCAACCGGGTGGGCGAGGGCGACCTGGAGTCGTCCCCGATGTCCGCCGCCGGAAAGCACGTCGTCATCGTCGGCGGTGGCGACACGGGCGCCGACTGTCTGGGCACGGCGGTGCGCGAGGGCGCCGCGTCCGTGACCCAGCTGGACATCTACGCGCAGCCCGGTCCTGAACGCGACGAGGACACCGACCCCTGGCCGACGTATCCGAAGATCTACCGGCTCTCGGCGGCGCACGAGGAGGCGCGCGATCTGGAGTCCGCTCCGGCGGCGGACGCGGACGCGCGGCTGTTCGCGGCGTCCACGCTCCGCTTCACCGGCGACGAAACCGGGCACGTACGGTCGCTGCACCTCGTCGAGGTCGACGCGCGGCGCAGGCCGGTGGAGGGCACCGCGCGGGCGCTCCCCGCCGACCTCGTGCTGCTGGCCCTCGGCTTCTCCGGGCCCGACCGGGAGGACGGGCTCGTCGAGCAGCTGGGGCTGACGCTGGAGCCGCGGGGCACGATCGCGCGGGACGCCGACTTCGCGACGAACGTGCCCGGCGTGTTCGCCGCGGGGGACGCGGCGCGCGGGCAGTCGCTGATCGTGTGGGCCATCGCGGAGGGGCGGGCGGTGGCGTCGGCCGTCGACCGCCATCTGACGGGGAGTTCACGGCTGCCGTCGCCGATCGGCCCGTACGACCGTCCGATGAGCAGCTAG
- a CDS encoding carboxymuconolactone decarboxylase family protein, whose product MTTNTTGTDGAAAVAGRSRLDFGKTAGKAFRALIGFDAAAREGLDPALVELIQIRASHLNHCAYCLHMHTGDARKAGESEERLHMVAVWREARHFFTEKEQAALALTEAVTLVADGGVPDDVYAEAAARFDEQELAQVLALICTINTWNRVALATGKVAGTDERR is encoded by the coding sequence ATGACAACGAACACGACGGGTACGGATGGGGCGGCAGCGGTGGCAGGACGGTCCCGCCTCGACTTCGGGAAGACCGCCGGCAAGGCGTTCCGCGCCCTGATCGGCTTCGACGCCGCCGCCCGCGAGGGCCTCGACCCGGCCCTCGTCGAACTGATCCAGATCCGCGCCTCGCACCTCAACCACTGCGCGTACTGCCTTCACATGCACACGGGCGACGCCCGCAAGGCCGGCGAGAGCGAGGAGCGGCTGCACATGGTCGCCGTCTGGCGCGAGGCCCGCCACTTCTTCACCGAGAAGGAGCAGGCGGCCCTGGCCCTGACGGAGGCCGTCACACTGGTGGCCGACGGCGGCGTCCCGGACGACGTCTACGCCGAGGCCGCCGCCCGCTTCGACGAGCAGGAGCTGGCGCAGGTGCTGGCCCTGATCTGCACGATCAACACCTGGAACAGGGTGGCCCTGGCGACGGGGAAGGTGGCCGGGACGGACGAGCGCCGCTGA